The genomic DNA CAGGAGCTATGGTCCTTTATTATTAGAGAAAATAATGAGAACAGAGAAACTCCTCGTCCCAAATATCTGCAGGAAAGATCCATCACCATGTAAAATTTAAAAGGGCCCTGCAAACAAGAAACCAAGAATCAATTCCTCCATAAATCTAAAAACAAGCAACCAGGGGACACATAAAGGTCTCATTCAAAGACTATGATATTATGATAAAAATAGACATTAATCATAAAGTATGATTAGCATTGATAAATGTACACATAATTCCAACACAGAAGCTACATAATCATGCCCAAAGCAGACCGAGATAACAAAAGGAATATTTCACTCAAGAAATTCTGAGCCCACGAAGAATCAGCTCATCAGGGAAATAGTAAACTACAACATCCAATGAGATCGCACAAACTCCTTGAATGCTACAAACTAAAAATAGTAGGAAGAAACTACTTATGACAAtcacaaataattttattttgacaaataaaacaaatttattaaaagggCAAGGGGCACAATCCAAGTATACAGGAACTATACAAGAGAGAACACCCATCAAGATCAAGAATAAGGAAAAGGAGCACAAAAATCTGCAAAGTTAGACAATCACTAATAATTGAAGATTCTCCACCACAAAAGATATATAATTCACAAATTCCTCTCAAGGATAGTTTTCGTGAATACTCCATTCTTCCTGCACCATCGAAACCCGATCAGAAAAAGCTTTCATCAAACAAGGTATAACCCAACATTCCCATCAAAGCAAAGCAGGACATCCACTGGCTAAAAGCTAGGAGACCACATAAAACATGGGAAAGAAAGATCTCACTGAAAAGAAGAACCAAAGTTGATATCTCATATCACACTCGCTTACATTTCCATTCTAGAGAGATATGATGCCGAAAACTTCTTTCGGTATAAACAACCACCACATTGGTTGATTAACCTCAAAGCCACATGCCATTCTTGGGAACGGTCACCCAGATTTTATAATTCTCCTATCTAAGTCTCCCcaactacctttttttttaataaattttttaatttttttatgacttGATACCTCACCAAGGCTGGGCATTTGGACACACCCTTGAGTGTAAGTAAACCCCAAATACACGGCCCCACTCACCAGAACCGTGTATCAGGTAATCTAAGGAAACTCCTAGCATGGAATTGAATCCACGATGTTCGGCTCGTCTCAAGCTCACCCTTTGACCCCTAGGCTACACCCTAGGGGGTGAAGTCTCCCCAACTActaacccaacaaatcttcaatcaTCGCCCTTATCCCTACCAATGAAGATTGTACATCATATTGCAAATCTACTAATGACAAAAAGCCATTTGACCAGagatttatcaaaagaataatcCTTCAGACCCATAATTGTATTCAGCATTAGAGCTCCAAAACAAAACTTAATCACACTCTAAGAAGTAACCATATCCATTCTCCTCCACCGCAAAACACCAATTCATTTCAATATTCGTTAACTTTACATGCCAATGCAGCCTACTAAACAAACAGCTTAATAATTCATCAATCAATTCTTATACCTAAATTCACACATTCCCACACCACGCTTAGCATTTATACAATATCCCAATCAACAATCCACGGTGAATATTATTACCTCTTCTCTACCCTTAATTGGAGGGAATCATGCCGGTCGCCCGGGCGTAAGCGAAAATGCCACCGGCCTCGATGACCGGACCAGCATCCCCGATCGGCTTCAACTTGTACTCCTTGCCGGTGGTGTGATTGATCAGAAGGCTCTCGGCGAGCTCGATCGTAACTGTGTCGCCGGTCTTACACTCCTCGCAGATTCTGCCCTCCGACTCCAGAGGGTACACCTCTCCGGTGGCCACTGAGTTCCTGAAAAAGATACGCGCGTAGGACTCCGCCACCACCGCCGCGACCCCCGCCGCGCCCAGCGCCACCGGCGCGTGCTCGCGGGACGAGCCGCATCCGAAGTTGTAGCCGCCGATGACGATGGAGTACTTCGTCTTGGTCTCGTTGGGCTCCACAAAGCGGGTGGTGTATGAGGAGGGGAGGCCGACGAGCGCGTAGGAGCCGAGCTTCTCGTACTCGGCGGGCTTGGAGGGGACGAGGGTGAGGTACTCGGCGGGGATGATCTGGTCGGTGTCGATGTTGTCCCCGACGACGTAACAGAGGCCGTGGAAGGAGGTGGCGGCGGTGGGGGATGGGGAGGATGAGGACGGCGTGGCGGTGGCGCGTGGGGTGGCGAAGGACTCGGTGGAGCGTGAGGATTGAGCCGTTAGTGGTCTGAGCTTGATGGGGTGGGCCGGGGATGGGGATACGTTGGGGAATTTGAGAAAGCGAGGGGCAGTGGGAAGGGAGGATCTGGTGATTGAGGGGGTGAATGTAGGGTTTGGAGAGCGACACAGGGAAGCCGCCATTGTGATGTCTGCGAAATGGTGTGTGAGaggaatcaaaaaaaaaaatttttttgcactggcg from Corylus avellana chromosome ca6, CavTom2PMs-1.0 includes the following:
- the LOC132184183 gene encoding 3-isopropylmalate dehydratase small subunit 1-like, giving the protein MAASLCRSPNPTFTPSITRSSLPTAPRFLKFPNVSPSPAHPIKLRPLTAQSSRSTESFATPRATATPSSSSPSPTAATSFHGLCYVVGDNIDTDQIIPAEYLTLVPSKPAEYEKLGSYALVGLPSSYTTRFVEPNETKTKYSIVIGGYNFGCGSSREHAPVALGAAGVAAVVAESYARIFFRNSVATGEVYPLESEGRICEECKTGDTVTIELAESLLINHTTGKEYKLKPIGDAGPVIEAGGIFAYARATGMIPSN